GGCCTGGCCACCGGCACATACATCTGCCGCATGATCACCGGCGACTTCGTTCAGACGATGCGAATGACGCTGACAAAGTAATCGCGATCACACATATTCAATCCTGACATTCAAAAACGCCCCGTTCACATACCGTGAGCGGGGCGTTTTGATAATACCTTCGTCCGCCCTTCATCGACTTCAAAACCATGAAAAATCCTAGAGCTTACTGCCTTTGACCAGGAATGTCCCAACAGCATTGTTCTCCTGATCACGCTGGATGTACTCATCTGAATGAAATGAGGTACGGGATGAATTAAAGTGGAACATGGTCGCGTTTGTCCGATCCGACCCGAATGCTTTCTGAACAAGTTGGATAGTGCCTGAGAATAGGGTGTCATTTACGGCGTCACCAGTGATGACCATCTCAAAATACACGTTGTGATCGCTGACCACCCAGGTCGTATCTGTTTGAATGATGAATGAGGACTGCTGAAATATTGCATTACCTGTGCTGGTCGCTGCCCATGACGTTGGAGACGTTCCGATTTGTACGAAGGTAATCGACCAGGCTCCGCTAAGATCTGGAGATATGGGATCGTCATCTTTGTCGCAGCCGATCCCCAGTACCAGCAAGGCAACGAATGTAAAAAACAGTTGGTGTGAGTAAATCGTCACTGGTTTTCCTGCTCCTGATGAGACCCAACATCGCATTGACGCATAACATCAGATACAAAGTGACACTTTTAATGGGAGAATCTCCGTATTGCGTTCAGCTTAAAAGCTGTTCGGATTGTTTATCACCAGCATCTTCCTTGTCTCAACACCAGTAGTCGTCCTGAGTACAGAGAAGTATATCCCAGTTCTCAGTCCAGCAGCATTGAATGGAACCGATTGCAACCCGGTTGCCCGGATGCCATCCACCAGCACAGCAACCTCACGTCCCAACACGTCACAGACGCTCAGCCGAACGTGATCATTCCGTGACAACGTGAAAGGGATGGTCGTGCTTGCGGTCACGGGATTGGGGTAGTTCTGGGCGAGGTGGAAGAGGGTGGGGGAGGTGTGTGTGTCCTCGATCCATGTCACACCGCCGGTTGTTGTTCTGAGGATTGTGCCGTTTTCACCAACCACAGTTCCGGTAAAATCGTTTGAAAAGATGACTCTGTTGAGTGTGTGCGAAGTCCAACTTCTCTGTTTTTCCCATGTGGAACCACCGTCTGTTGTCCGCACTATGGTGCCGTGCGTTCCGACCGCTGTTGCGGAGTGGTCGTTCGAATACGCAATGTCCAATAACGATTCTGACGTTCCGCTTGATCGCTCCTCCCAATGATACCCTCCATCGGTCGTCAGCAGTACCATACCATCCGTCCCAGTAATAATTCCAGTGGTTGGGTTGAAGAAATCGACACCCGCAAGCGAGGATGTCGTAGGGCTTTCAAGCTTTTCCCATGTTACCCCAGCATCGGAGGTATGCATTATGAGACCATCGTGCCCAACCGCGATTCCATTTACGTTGTTGCTGAAGTCCACGTCAACCAGTGAGACATTGTAGCCATCATGTGCGAGCACCCAATTCACCCCTCCGTCTGTCGTTCGCAGTATCTGTCCGGGATAAGCTTTTGCGATTACTCATGTTGAG
The genomic region above belongs to bacterium and contains:
- a CDS encoding T9SS type A sorting domain-containing protein, which encodes MLAHDGYNVSLVDVDFSNNVNGIAVGHDGLIMHTSDAGVTWEKLESPTTSSLAGVDFFNPTTGIITGTDGMVLLTTDGGYHWEERSSGTSESLLDIAYSNDHSATAVGTHGTIVRTTDGGSTWEKQRSWTSHTLNRVIFSNDFTGTVVGENGTILRTTTGGVTWIEDTHTSPTLFHLAQNYPNPVTASTTIPFTLSRNDHVRLSVCDVLGREVAVLVDGIRATGLQSVPFNAAGLRTGIYFSVLRTTTGVETRKMLVINNPNSF